A single window of Malus sylvestris chromosome 5, drMalSylv7.2, whole genome shotgun sequence DNA harbors:
- the LOC126621636 gene encoding type III polyketide synthase B-like, translating to MGSEHVVQGGFPMKANAGNATILALGKAFPHQLVMQDFLVDGYFKDTNSDDPQLKQKLARLCKTTTVKTRYVVMSEEILEKYPELTTEGTPTIKQRLHICNEAVTKMAIEASQACITKWGRPTSDITHLVYVSSSEARLPGGDLYLAKGLGLSPQTKRVMLYFSGCSGGVAGVRVAKDIAENNPGSRVLLATSETTIIGYKPPSANRPYDLVGVALFGDGAGAMMIGSDPELVSENPLFELHTALQEFLPGTEKTIDGRVTEEGISFKLERELPQIIEDHIEGFCGRLMGVVGYDNKEYNKMFWAVHPGGPAILNRMEKRLDLSPEKLNASRRALADYGNASSNTIVYVLEYIIEESKKMKKEGEGDGEWGMILAFGPGVTFEGILARNLAV from the exons ATGGGGAGTGAACATGTTGTTCAAGGAGGTTTCCCAATGAAGGCGAACGCCGGAAATGCTACGATTCTCGCACTCGGCAAGGCTTTCCCTCACCAGCTTGTCATGCAGGATTTTCTGGTTGATGGGTATTTCAAAGATACCAACAGTGATGATCCACAGCTTAAGCAGAAGCTGGCTCGACTCT GCAAAACAACAACAGTCAAAACTAGGTATGTGGTCATGTCAGAAGAGATTCTGGAAAAGTATCCAGAGCTTACAACTGAGGGCACACCAACTATAAAGCAAAGGCTACACATTTGCAATGAAGCTGTAACAAAGATGGCAATTGAAGCTTCACAAGCTTGCATCACGAAATGGGGGAGACCTACTTCAGATATAACCCACTTAGTCTATGTCTCGTCCAGTGAAGCTCGCCTCCCGGGTGGTGACCTTTACCTAGCGAAAGGGCTTGGACTCAGTCCCCAGACTAAAAGGGTCATGCTCTACTTCTCGGGCTGCTCGGGCGGTGTGGCTGGCGTTCGTGTTGCCAAAGACATTGCCGAGAACAATCCAGGAAGTAGAGTCCTGCTCGCTACTTCTGAAACCACTATCATTGGGTACAAACCACCAAGTGCAAACAGACCATATGATCTTGTTGGTGTTGCACTTTTTGGGGATGGTGCTGGAGCCATGATGATTGGCTCAGACCCCGAATTGGTCTCTGAAAACCCGCTGTTCGAACTTCACACAGCCTTACAAGAGTTCCTGCCTGGTACTGAGAAGACCATTGATGGAAGGGTCACAGAAGAAGGGATCAGCTTCAAGCTGGAAAGAGAGCTGCCTCAAATAATTGAAGATCACATTGAAGGATTCTGTGGGAGGCTGATGGGAGTTGTTGGATACGATAACAAGGAGTACAACAAGATGTTTTGGGCTGTCCATCCAGGAGGTCCGGCAATCTTGAACCGAATGGAGAAGCGTCTTGATTTGTCGCCAGAGAAGCTGAACGCGAGCAGACGAGCTCTGGCGGATTATGGCAACGCTAGCAGTAACACCATAGTGTATGTTCTGGAGTACATCATTGAAGAGagcaagaagatgaagaaggaaggGGAAGGAGATGGCGAATGGGGAATGATCCTGGCTTTTGGACCTGGAGTTACTTTTGAGGGAATTTTAGCAAGGAACCTTgctgtctaa
- the LOC126621641 gene encoding uncharacterized protein LOC126621641, with protein sequence MRAPKRPIHTVWTWARRQPSKVQAFLAVVSGMAALVLLRFIVHDHDNLFVAAEAVHSIGISVLIYKLMKEKTCAGLSLKSQELTAMFLAVRLYCSVVMEYDIHTLLDLATLVTTLWVIYMIRFNLKSSYMEDKDNFAIYYVVVPCALLALFIHPSTSHHLLNRISWAFCVYLEAVSVLPQLRVMQNTKIVEPFTAHYVFALGVARFLSCAHWVLQVLDTRGQLLVALGYGLWPSMVLISEIVQTFILADFCYYYIKSVFGGQLVLRLPSGVV encoded by the exons ATGAGGGCTCCGAAGAGGCCGATCCACACCGTATGGACATGGGCGCGACGCCAGCCGTCCAAAGTTCAGGCCTTTCTGGCCGTTGTTTCGGGCATGGCGGCGCTGGTTCTGCTCCGATTCATCGTCCACGATCACGACAACCTCTTTGTTGCAGCTGAGGCTGTGCACTCGATTGGAATCTCCGTTCTTATCTACAAGCTCATGAAGGAGAAGACTTGCGCTG GGCTATCACTCAAATCGCAGGAACTGACAGCTATGTTTTTAGCTGTGAGATTATACTGTAGTGTAGTTATGGAATATGATATACACACCCTGCTAGATTTAGCTACGCTGGTGACGACCCTCTGGGTCATTTATATGATCCGGTTCAACTTAAAGTCTAGTTACATGGAGGACAAGGACAACTTCGCAATATATTATGTT GTGGTTCCATGTGCTCTACTAGCTCTGTTTATTCATCCATCAACTTCTCATCATTTGTTGAACAGGATTTCCTGGGCATTTTGTGTGTATCTGGAAGCTGTTTCCGTACTGCCTCAGTTGCGGGTCATGCAAAACACAAAG ATTGTTGAGCCATTCACAGCACACTATGTGTTTGCACTGGGCGTCGCAAGGTTCCTCAGCTGTGCCCATTGGGTTCTCCAG GTATTAGATACACGTGGGCAGTTGCTTGTAGCCTTGGGCTATGGGTTATGGCCTTCCATGGTTCTTATTTCAGAAATTGTCCAGACTTTCATATTAGCAGACTTCTGTTACTACTACATTAAAAG TGTTTTCGGAGGGCAGCTTGTCCTGCGTCTCCCTTCTGGAGTTGTATGA